A genomic segment from Castor canadensis chromosome 1, mCasCan1.hap1v2, whole genome shotgun sequence encodes:
- the Il18bp gene encoding interleukin-18-binding protein: MTMRQNRKPDPSLLWVLLLCAHIIILQGRATRTPQTITVATASAGISKEPCPSWSSVSPATKRCPALEVIWPEMEVPLNGTLTLSCTACSRFPFSILYWLGNGSFIEHLSGRLRENSTSRKRGSTGIQLWRALVLEELSPTLRSTNFSCVFVDPGQVAQRHIILAQRWAGLRTVPPASQEALPSNHSPGPQLPTPAGGQRQHTLDQPDHLQGEEVSPDAGRLCRLLP, encoded by the exons ACCCCAGTTTGTTGTGGGTCCTGCTTCTGTGTGCCCACATCATCATTCTCCAGGGTAGAGCCACACGTACACCTCAGACCATCACAGTTGCCACAGCGTCAGCTGGGATCTCAAAAGAACCCTGCCCCTCCTGGTCCTCAGTGTCCCCAGCAACTAAGCGGTGCCCTGCATTGGAGGTGATCTGGCCAGAGATGGAAGTGCCACTGA ATGGAACGCTGACCTTGTCCTGTACTGCCTGCAGCCGCTTTCCCTTCAGCATCCTCTACTGGCTGGGCAATGGTTCTTTCATTGAGCACCTTTCAGGCCGTCTGAGGGAGAACAGCACCAG CCGAAAGCGTGGGAGCACAGGCATCCAGCTGTGGAGGGCCTTGGTGCTGGAGGAGTTGAGCCCCACCCTGCGAAGCACCAACTTCTCCTGTGTGTTCGTGGACCCTGGACAAGTTGCCCAGCGTCACATCATCCTGGCCCAGCGTTGG GCTGGGCTAAGGACGGTGCCTCCCGCCTCGCAAGAAGCCCTGCCCTCCAACCACAGCCCAGGACCACAGCTGCCCACTCCAGCAGGAGGCCAGCGACAGCACACCCTTGATCAGCCTGATCACCTGCAGGGTGAAGAAGTCTCCCCTGACGCAGGCAGGCTGTGCAGACTGCTTCCCTAA